The following are encoded together in the Longimicrobium sp. genome:
- a CDS encoding DUF202 domain-containing protein, whose amino-acid sequence MNPMRDPDRMALERTLLANERTLLAYVRTAMALIIGGASLARFVPGALATAGGWALVILGAVGFVVGAYRFLVLRRYLKGETP is encoded by the coding sequence ATGAACCCCATGCGTGACCCGGACCGGATGGCGCTCGAGCGAACGCTGCTCGCGAATGAACGCACCCTGCTGGCCTACGTGCGGACGGCGATGGCGCTGATCATCGGTGGGGCGAGTCTCGCGCGGTTCGTTCCGGGGGCGCTGGCCACGGCGGGCGGCTGGGCCCTGGTGATCCTGGGCGCGGTGGGATTCGTGGTAGGGGCGTACCGCTTCCTGGTGCTTCGCCGGTATCTGAAGGGCGAAACTCCGTAA
- a CDS encoding DUF5715 family protein has product MYGMRRWVVAGLVGVLAAGACAPGAHDDDVNEPDEAGESTPPLSANAPAPAPAPAMDAAAVQARIDARRDSIRAAFGRVNKLKWREVWGLRRDKNAEQIARAQSLGVRVSGEAQIAQLAKQGRLVALEDSTEYWVLRKMTHSVPYMTPDGHAMLREVGRRFHARLDSLGLPRFRMKVTSALRTDETQAELRKINPNASQTVSSHEYGTTLDVSHERFAAPAAPREASPAEWALEVVMMDTVVKYYGKELQAELGRVITEMREEGALMVMMEDAQPVYHMTVARRFRGAR; this is encoded by the coding sequence ATGTACGGAATGCGACGCTGGGTGGTGGCTGGGCTGGTGGGCGTGCTGGCGGCGGGGGCGTGCGCCCCGGGCGCGCATGACGACGACGTGAACGAGCCGGACGAGGCGGGGGAGAGCACGCCCCCGCTGTCCGCGAACGCCCCCGCGCCCGCGCCGGCCCCGGCGATGGATGCGGCGGCGGTGCAAGCTCGCATCGACGCGCGGCGCGATTCCATCCGCGCCGCGTTCGGCAGGGTGAACAAGCTGAAGTGGCGCGAGGTGTGGGGCCTGCGTCGGGACAAGAACGCCGAGCAGATCGCCAGGGCGCAAAGCCTGGGCGTGCGCGTCTCCGGCGAAGCGCAGATCGCGCAGCTCGCAAAGCAGGGGCGGCTGGTGGCGCTGGAGGACAGCACCGAATACTGGGTGCTGCGCAAGATGACGCACTCGGTGCCCTACATGACGCCGGATGGGCACGCCATGCTCCGGGAGGTCGGCAGACGGTTCCATGCGCGCCTCGACAGCCTGGGGCTGCCGCGCTTCCGGATGAAGGTCACGTCCGCGCTCCGGACGGACGAGACGCAGGCGGAGCTGCGCAAGATCAATCCGAACGCGTCGCAGACCGTCAGCTCGCACGAGTACGGCACCACGCTCGACGTTTCGCACGAGCGGTTCGCCGCGCCCGCCGCGCCCCGTGAAGCGTCACCCGCGGAATGGGCGCTGGAGGTGGTGATGATGGACACGGTGGTGAAGTACTACGGAAAGGAGCTGCAGGCGGAGCTGGGCCGCGTGATCACGGAAATGCGGGAGGAGGGCGCGCTGATGGTGATGATGGAGGATGCCCAGCCCGTCTACCACATGACGGTCGCGCGCCGCTTCCGCGGCGCGCGATGA
- a CDS encoding nuclear transport factor 2 family protein, producing the protein MRILRLLALALALVAGDHSLAAQDTPEQQEVRAVVDRMFDAMRAGDSTALRPLFHPTARLQSVSIRESRTVLRGDSIDPFIRAVGTPHEKVWDERISGVEIRVDGPLATAWMNYAFYLDDQFSHCGVNAFQFVRMEAGWQIIQITDTRRRECPWSGQAPRP; encoded by the coding sequence ATGCGAATCCTTCGTCTACTCGCCCTCGCGCTCGCCCTGGTGGCGGGTGACCACTCGCTTGCGGCCCAGGACACTCCCGAGCAGCAGGAAGTGCGTGCCGTCGTCGACCGGATGTTCGACGCCATGCGCGCGGGCGACAGCACGGCCTTGCGCCCGCTCTTCCATCCCACGGCGCGCCTGCAGTCGGTGTCGATCCGCGAGAGCCGGACGGTGCTGCGCGGCGACAGCATCGACCCGTTCATCCGCGCGGTGGGAACGCCGCATGAAAAGGTGTGGGACGAGCGGATCTCGGGCGTGGAGATCCGCGTGGACGGCCCGCTGGCGACCGCGTGGATGAACTACGCCTTTTACCTGGACGACCAGTTCAGCCACTGCGGCGTGAACGCCTTCCAGTTCGTGCGGATGGAAGCTGGCTGGCAGATCATCCAGATCACCGACACCCGGCGCCGCGAGTGCCCGTGGTCGGGCCAGGCACCGCGGCCCTGA
- a CDS encoding glycosyl hydrolase family 18 protein, whose product MTALALFLAAACSAASPTESTQPDGQAQEARKSALPSAPQSVHAVAGDARATVRWTAPYSDGGRTLQSYRVTASPSGATVSVTAPTTTATVTGLANGTAYTFNVVAINSAGAGPASAASAAVTPQAAPTLPPPSGTPGRWVSGYYVGYQRSLYPASEVDFSLMTHIIVGPVLPTSTGGVLTHFDIDDVNGPAMARTLSTRAHQAGRKAILMLGGAGSHAQFVGAASATYREVFVTNLLATMDALGYDGIDVDWEPIQEADKAPLLWLLQQLRARRPGMLITIPVGMVNNNFPATYDGWYAQAARVVDQMNLMSYGMGGAWQGWEVWHHSPLHDAASARPASVASTVDRYLAVGVPAAKLGIGLGFYGTCWKGATQPRVAQTTTTARVGSDNNMSYATIMSSYYDGTAKRWDAAAGVPYLTFSSPKGPNGCNFVSYEDEQSIAAKGDFARARGLGGAIVWTIGEGHLPSAPIGSRDPLLTAAARSFLAQ is encoded by the coding sequence GTGACAGCCCTCGCGCTCTTCCTCGCCGCCGCGTGCAGCGCCGCCAGCCCCACGGAAAGCACTCAGCCAGACGGCCAGGCGCAGGAGGCGCGGAAGTCCGCGCTTCCGAGCGCGCCGCAGTCCGTCCATGCGGTGGCGGGCGACGCCCGGGCGACGGTGCGCTGGACCGCTCCCTACAGCGACGGCGGGCGCACCCTGCAAAGCTACCGCGTGACCGCCAGCCCCAGCGGAGCCACCGTCTCGGTGACCGCGCCGACGACGACCGCCACCGTGACCGGGCTGGCGAACGGCACCGCCTACACCTTCAACGTCGTCGCCATCAACTCGGCGGGCGCGGGACCGGCCTCCGCCGCCTCCGCAGCCGTGACGCCACAGGCCGCACCGACGCTGCCGCCGCCCTCGGGCACCCCGGGGCGCTGGGTGTCGGGCTACTACGTCGGCTATCAGCGCAGCCTCTACCCCGCGTCGGAGGTGGATTTCTCGCTGATGACGCACATCATCGTCGGACCCGTCCTGCCTACCTCCACCGGGGGCGTGCTGACCCACTTCGACATCGACGACGTCAACGGCCCCGCGATGGCGCGCACCCTTTCCACCCGCGCCCACCAGGCCGGCAGGAAGGCCATCCTGATGCTGGGCGGCGCCGGGAGCCACGCCCAGTTCGTGGGCGCGGCGTCGGCCACCTACCGCGAGGTGTTCGTCACCAACCTGCTGGCGACGATGGACGCCCTGGGCTACGACGGCATCGACGTGGATTGGGAGCCCATCCAGGAGGCGGACAAGGCCCCGCTGCTCTGGCTGCTGCAGCAGTTGCGCGCCCGCCGGCCGGGAATGCTGATCACCATTCCCGTCGGCATGGTGAACAACAACTTTCCCGCCACGTACGACGGCTGGTACGCGCAGGCCGCGAGGGTGGTGGACCAGATGAACCTGATGAGCTACGGGATGGGCGGCGCGTGGCAGGGGTGGGAGGTGTGGCACCACTCGCCGCTGCACGACGCCGCGTCGGCGCGGCCGGCCTCGGTCGCCAGCACGGTAGACCGCTACCTGGCCGTCGGCGTGCCCGCGGCCAAGCTGGGAATTGGGCTGGGCTTCTACGGCACCTGCTGGAAGGGCGCCACCCAGCCGCGCGTGGCGCAGACGACGACGACGGCGCGCGTGGGCAGCGACAACAACATGAGCTACGCCACCATCATGTCGTCGTACTACGATGGCACGGCCAAGCGGTGGGACGCGGCGGCCGGCGTGCCGTACCTTACCTTCAGCTCGCCCAAGGGGCCGAACGGCTGCAACTTCGTCAGCTACGAAGACGAGCAGTCCATCGCCGCCAAGGGCGACTTCGCCCGGGCCCGCGGGCTGGGCGGCGCCATCGTGTGGACCATCGGCGAGGGCCACCTTCCCTCGGCCCCCATCGGCAGCCGCGACCCGCTGCTGACCGCCGCCGCGCGCTCGTTCCTGGCGCAGTAG
- a CDS encoding DUF2272 domain-containing protein has protein sequence MALPTPFARKLAAVAGDQHSKFHMVNEADPQLCKQIRRYWTELNLGFTSCSSVPWSAVFVSWCVKQAGASATEFKFASAHSVFVHQAIQNALANKGVFHGVEITMHPPQVGDIIQNNRGGATHDYTFAKKHANYTSHSAIVVETGSDALGRYALTIGGNESDSIRRTVVRLTKDGFIKQRNANPFICVIKNLR, from the coding sequence ATGGCCCTTCCGACGCCGTTCGCCCGCAAGCTCGCCGCTGTCGCTGGAGATCAGCATTCCAAGTTCCACATGGTGAACGAGGCCGACCCTCAGTTGTGCAAGCAGATCAGGAGATACTGGACAGAGCTCAACCTGGGCTTCACCAGCTGCTCCTCTGTGCCGTGGTCGGCTGTGTTTGTGTCCTGGTGCGTGAAGCAGGCTGGAGCGTCCGCGACGGAATTCAAGTTTGCGTCTGCCCATTCCGTCTTCGTTCATCAAGCGATCCAGAACGCACTCGCTAACAAGGGTGTGTTCCATGGTGTTGAAATCACGATGCACCCGCCGCAGGTGGGAGACATCATCCAGAACAATCGCGGGGGAGCAACGCACGACTACACCTTCGCGAAGAAGCACGCGAACTACACGTCGCACTCAGCGATCGTCGTGGAGACCGGAAGTGATGCGTTGGGTCGGTATGCGCTGACGATCGGCGGGAACGAGAGCGACTCGATCCGCCGGACCGTCGTGCGGCTAACCAAAGACGGATTCATCAAGCAACGGAACGCGAATCCCTTCATCTGTGTGATCAAGAATCTGAGATAA
- a CDS encoding EthD family reductase produces MAKLISLYNHPTDEAAFEKYLQETHLEVTRKIPGLRSVEISRGPVMTAEGPGPYHLVLILNFDSMEDLHAGLNTPEGSAAATDAAALGTGGVTVLVFDSAQA; encoded by the coding sequence ATGGCCAAGCTGATTTCGCTGTACAATCACCCGACGGATGAAGCCGCGTTCGAGAAGTACCTCCAGGAGACGCACCTCGAGGTCACCAGGAAAATCCCGGGGCTACGGTCGGTGGAGATCAGCCGGGGGCCCGTGATGACGGCCGAAGGCCCGGGCCCGTATCACCTGGTGCTGATCCTGAACTTCGACAGCATGGAAGACCTTCACGCGGGGCTGAACACTCCCGAGGGCTCCGCAGCCGCCACGGACGCGGCCGCCCTGGGCACGGGCGGCGTCACGGTCCTCGTCTTCGATTCCGCGCAGGCCTGA
- a CDS encoding GNAT family N-acetyltransferase: MRERTSTLYIAAHQSSSGTMLPPELTFREATADDAGRISALIASLARYFLADPDRPQDAAAFFETITPATIADSIVSGRYRYHVAESAGELAGIVGVRDAGHLYHLMVAEPFHRRGIASRLWDVAKNAAAADGNTGRFTVNSSVNAVRVYERFGFTATGAVQVQNGIAFVPMELRGDLPSAGRAPDVRVAQDHLSSSQEKSWPS, from the coding sequence TTGCGCGAACGGACCTCGACTCTCTACATAGCGGCACACCAGAGCAGCAGTGGAACGATGCTCCCTCCAGAATTGACTTTCCGCGAGGCGACGGCGGACGATGCCGGGCGCATCAGCGCGCTGATTGCGTCGCTCGCACGGTACTTCCTCGCCGACCCGGACCGCCCGCAGGACGCGGCCGCCTTCTTCGAAACGATCACGCCGGCGACCATCGCGGATTCCATCGTCAGCGGCCGCTATCGCTACCACGTGGCCGAAAGCGCGGGCGAGCTGGCGGGGATCGTCGGGGTGCGCGACGCCGGGCACCTGTATCACCTGATGGTCGCCGAGCCGTTCCACCGGCGGGGCATCGCGTCACGGCTATGGGACGTGGCGAAGAACGCGGCGGCGGCGGACGGCAACACCGGCCGGTTCACGGTGAACTCGTCCGTGAACGCGGTGCGGGTCTACGAGCGGTTCGGCTTCACGGCGACCGGTGCCGTGCAGGTTCAGAACGGCATCGCGTTCGTGCCGATGGAGTTGCGCGGCGACCTGCCTTCGGCCGGTCGCGCGCCGGATGTTCGGGTCGCGCAGGATCACCTTTCATCATCCCAGGAGAAGTCATGGCCAAGCTGA
- a CDS encoding glycosyl hydrolase family 18 protein, whose product MTHSRYSSARRFSAALALILAAGCTDAGSELIAPAGPSAAKARATVPSAPQSVQASAGDARATVTWTAPASNGGKPISSYRVTTQPGGATLTVTAPATTASITGLANGTTYTFTVAATNSVGTGSASAPSNAVTPQAGTTPPPSSTGRWVSGYYVGYQRSLYPPEEVDFSLMSHIIVGRVLPTSTGGVLTHFDINDVEGPAMARTLSTRAHQAGKKAILMLGGAGTHAQFVGAASSSYRSTFVTNLLATMDDLGYDGIDMDWEPIEEADKAPLLALLQALRARRPGMLITIPVGTVNNNFPGTYDAWYAQAAAVVDQMNVMSYSMSGPWPYWEVWHHSPLNDAATYRPVSISSTVQRYLGVGVPAAKLGIGMGFYGACWKNNYGPREQQNAGTAMVAEDNVMSYANIMAHYYNAAAYRWDAAAGAPYLTFSAPKGPQGCNFISYENEQSIAAKGEFARSQGLGGTIIWTIGQGHLPAAPAGSRDPLLAAAHQAFLAQ is encoded by the coding sequence ATGACTCACTCACGATACAGTTCCGCCCGGCGCTTCTCCGCCGCGCTCGCCTTGATCCTGGCCGCCGGATGCACCGATGCCGGCTCCGAGCTCATCGCCCCGGCCGGGCCCAGCGCCGCCAAGGCCCGCGCGACGGTGCCCAGCGCGCCGCAATCCGTGCAGGCCAGCGCCGGCGACGCGCGCGCCACCGTCACCTGGACGGCGCCCGCCAGCAACGGCGGCAAGCCCATCAGCAGCTACCGCGTCACCACGCAGCCCGGCGGCGCCACGCTCACCGTCACCGCCCCGGCGACCACGGCCAGCATCACCGGGCTGGCGAACGGCACCACGTACACGTTCACCGTCGCCGCGACGAACAGCGTGGGCACCGGATCGGCCTCGGCGCCGTCGAACGCCGTGACGCCGCAGGCCGGCACCACGCCGCCGCCGTCCAGCACCGGCCGCTGGGTGTCGGGCTACTACGTGGGCTACCAGCGCAGCCTGTATCCGCCCGAGGAGGTGGACTTTTCGCTGATGAGCCACATCATCGTGGGCCGCGTTCTGCCGACGTCCACGGGCGGCGTGCTGACGCACTTCGACATCAACGACGTCGAGGGCCCGGCCATGGCGCGCACCCTGAGCACGCGCGCGCACCAGGCCGGCAAGAAGGCCATCCTGATGCTGGGCGGCGCGGGCACCCACGCGCAGTTCGTGGGCGCGGCCTCGTCCAGCTACCGCTCCACCTTCGTCACCAACCTGCTGGCGACGATGGACGACCTGGGCTACGACGGCATCGACATGGACTGGGAGCCCATCGAGGAGGCCGACAAGGCGCCCCTGCTGGCGCTGCTGCAGGCGCTGCGCGCCCGCCGTCCGGGAATGCTCATCACCATTCCCGTCGGCACGGTGAACAACAACTTCCCCGGCACGTACGACGCCTGGTACGCGCAGGCGGCGGCGGTGGTCGACCAGATGAACGTGATGAGCTACAGCATGTCTGGCCCGTGGCCGTACTGGGAGGTGTGGCACCACTCGCCGCTGAACGATGCGGCGACGTACCGGCCGGTATCCATCTCCAGCACGGTGCAGCGCTACCTGGGCGTGGGCGTGCCGGCCGCCAAGCTGGGCATCGGCATGGGGTTCTACGGGGCGTGCTGGAAGAACAACTACGGCCCGCGCGAGCAGCAGAACGCCGGCACCGCGATGGTGGCCGAGGACAACGTGATGAGCTACGCCAACATCATGGCGCACTACTACAACGCCGCGGCGTACCGGTGGGATGCCGCGGCGGGCGCGCCCTACCTGACGTTCAGCGCGCCGAAGGGCCCGCAGGGCTGCAACTTCATCTCGTACGAGAACGAGCAGTCCATCGCGGCGAAGGGCGAGTTCGCTCGGAGCCAGGGTCTCGGCGGCACCATCATCTGGACGATCGGACAGGGGCACCTGCCCGCGGCGCCGGCGGGGAGCCGCGACCCGCTCCTCGCGGCCGCGCACCAGGCGTTCCTCGCCCAGTAA
- a CDS encoding N-acetylmuramoyl-L-alanine amidase, with protein MKIIDHRLAGAEFKPLVDSPFAAAPRYIVLHNTAGGSVQGSYDYLKSVGYSYHVLVARNGKPLQCVRFDRAASHAGKSNWRGRDSLNGFAFGISAANYGQLSPQADGKFYNRGKNGKIVTGIFTAEQVVVARHRNGGGKFGWEKYPNAQIDTMLDICRALIAEYPGIVDIIGHDDIAVGRKVDPGPAFPMEKFHALVPGRTKDVGPRMSVNTPGDTLGLRAAPLAEAPKIGDLAHGRSLFLRSEAYTYITPKTAVKNGWASVDLDGDLDHDGFVNTRYLQ; from the coding sequence ATGAAGATCATCGATCATCGGCTCGCCGGGGCGGAATTCAAGCCGCTGGTGGATTCCCCGTTCGCAGCCGCGCCGCGCTACATCGTTCTGCACAACACGGCCGGGGGGAGCGTCCAGGGCTCGTACGACTATCTCAAGTCCGTCGGGTACAGCTACCACGTCCTGGTGGCGCGAAACGGCAAGCCGCTCCAGTGCGTTAGGTTCGACCGCGCCGCTTCGCACGCGGGCAAGAGCAACTGGCGGGGGCGGGACAGCCTGAACGGCTTCGCGTTCGGCATCTCGGCCGCCAATTACGGCCAGTTGAGCCCCCAGGCCGACGGGAAGTTCTACAACCGGGGCAAGAACGGGAAGATCGTCACGGGCATATTCACCGCCGAGCAGGTCGTGGTTGCGCGCCACAGGAATGGCGGCGGGAAGTTCGGGTGGGAGAAGTACCCCAACGCTCAAATCGACACGATGCTGGACATCTGTCGCGCGCTGATCGCCGAATATCCCGGCATCGTCGACATCATCGGGCACGACGACATCGCCGTGGGGCGCAAGGTCGATCCCGGCCCGGCGTTTCCGATGGAGAAGTTCCACGCCCTGGTACCTGGGCGCACCAAGGACGTGGGGCCTCGAATGAGCGTGAATACGCCCGGCGACACACTCGGCCTACGCGCGGCGCCCCTCGCCGAAGCCCCCAAGATCGGCGATTTGGCGCACGGCCGGTCGCTCTTCCTGCGGTCGGAGGCGTACACGTACATCACGCCGAAGACGGCGGTGAAAAATGGCTGGGCTTCCGTGGACCTGGACGGGGACCTGGATCACGACGGCTTCGTGAACACCCGATACCTCCAGTAG